From one Physeter macrocephalus isolate SW-GA chromosome 18, ASM283717v5, whole genome shotgun sequence genomic stretch:
- the FGF3 gene encoding fibroblast growth factor 3: protein MGLIWLLLLSLLEPGWPAAGPGARPRRDAGGRGGVYEHLGGAPRRRKLYCATRYHLQLHPSGRVNGSLENSAYSILEITAVEVGVVAIKGLFSGRYLAMNKKGRLYASESYNAECEFVERIHELGYNTYASRLYRTLPGGRGTRRQPSAERLWYVSVNGKGRPRRGFKTRRTQRSSLFLPRVLDHKDHEMVRLLQAAAGLRDSQSRPPGRAPQP from the exons ATGGGCCTGATCTGGCTTCTGCTGCTCAGCCTGCTGGAGCCCGGCTGGCCGGCCGCGGGCCCCGGCGCGCGGCCGCGGCGCGATGCGGGCGGCCGCGGCGGAGTCTACGAGCACCTCGGCGGGGCGCCCCGGCGCCGCAAGctctactgcgccaccaggtaccACCTCCAGCTTCACCCGAGCGGCCGCGTCAACGGCAGCCTGGAGAACAGCGCCTACA GTATCCTGGAGATAACAGCAGTGGAGGTGGGCGTTGTGGCCATCAAGGGGCTCTTCTCCGGGCGGTACTTGGCCATGAACAAGAAGGGACGGCTCTATGCTTCG GAGAGCTACAACGCCGAGTGTGAGTTCGTGGAGCGCATCCACGAGCTGGGCTACAACACGTACGCCTCCCGGCTGTACCGCACGCTGCCCGGCGGGCGTGGGACCCGGCGCCAGCCCAGCGCCGAGAGACTGTGGTACGTGTCTGTGAACGGCAAGGGCCGGCCCCGCAGGGGCTTCAAGACGCGCCGCACGCAGAGGTCCTCGCTGTTCCTGCCTCGGGTGCTGGACCACAAGGACCACGAGATGGTGAGGCTGCTCCAGGCCGCGGCCGGGCTCCGCGACAGCCAGTCCCGGCCGCCAGGCAGGGCCCCCCAGCCCTGA